From the Musa acuminata AAA Group cultivar baxijiao chromosome BXJ3-1, Cavendish_Baxijiao_AAA, whole genome shotgun sequence genome, the window TACCTTGATTTTTTGTTGCATACATCctagatgtccaatttaatcatgaGAAAAAGCTTTTTTAACTAAAGAAGTTTGAAATTGGCTCTGCTGAGAAGGAGACAGATTGGCCTTCATAAAGAGCTACACATGGATAAGAAAGAGGATACCAGGATAAAGCCCTTCCTAGAATCCCATCCCCGCTACATAGTTATCATTACCTTTATATTATGCATTATGCAGGCACCAGGATACCAGCATTAGCAGATCCAAGGATAACAAAAGCATATGTTACTATTTTCTAAAAcacacagtaggtcttctcttccaCTTGCTGTTAGTGGAAAAGCAATATGTTAACATGAGACTTGAATTTCAACACCTTCGTATATGAAAAAATGACTATGAATGAAATTAATTCTGCATAACATAATTACTGATGAAACATTATCTTTCAAGATGCATCTGAACCTAAACAATAGAATAACATGGAAAATGGAAAAGTAGTTAGAAATGAAATCAAACCTTCATTTGTTCAGGATCCGAAACTGACAGAAGACGCTTTATAAAGGTGTTCATAGCAAAAACAACATCTTCTCCAGCACTACTTGTCAGTTCCTGCATAGATTTATCACACAGCCTAATTATAATGCAGATATCTATGTCGCAGATACTTAAAAAGAGTACATCAAAGTTCAGTCTTCAGAACACTAAGTGATGATTGCTAAATAATACAATTTGATACATGTAATACGATGATTCAAATTGTCTGAAAAAGACTGCCTGAAATATGACACACAAACTCAATTCCATGCATTTACACATAATCTTGTAGTTGATAAGACAGACAATAGCATGTTCCAAGGTAACTATCCAGTTGAAGGACATAGTAATAATTACCTCAATTAAAAGTTGGTATACCTTCATTATGAGACCGATCTTTATCCAATATCACGATGTTCAACTGAACAGATTTTGAATCTTttagtataaaaaataatcttacaGATCAAAGAAAACTATCGTTTGCACTCCATGAAGAGGAAATGACTCCTTGAGATCCAGTACTGTATGATAAAGAATAATTTCCTTTGATAATTTTAGAAGCATAAAAAAATTGTGCTACCTTTTGGTTCATAATTCTGTTAACATGAACGTCAACTTGTGTTTTTGGGTTTGTATAAAAAGTGATAGGTTGTATCAGAACAGTATGTTCAAGTTCAACCAACCTCAGAACTGCAATTCCCCTTTACTAACATAGCCATACTCTATATGCTACAAACCTTCTAGTCTCAACCACAAATATGATAGGCACAGATTTGTAGTTTGAGAAACATGATGAACCTTGTAACCCGAGCCATATTGGAATGTTTTGAAAGATTCTTTCTACTAGCATTCGTTGAACAAGGACAAGGGCATTCTTACTGGCTGAATAAAGCTGGTCAAATGTTTAAAAAACATCTATTTGTGCCTCTGCCACAACTAAGAGGGAAAATACTGGGCACAGAAACAGCATGACATCTTATAGCTTGAAGGTCACTACCATGCCGAAGCTCAGATAGCTCATCCTGCAGGCCACAAATATTATATACCTTTAAGATAGAAAAGATAGGTAGTAATTCCAGAAACAGAAAACTACTGCTACAAGTAGCTTCACCAATAATTCTATATCACTGGAAACAAATGCTTTAGATAGAAAGGTACTTGAAAAGAAAAATACTTGCATGAAAAGTTTCACAAGACTAATAATTTAAGCAAGCAAAAAATAGTCATCACCTTTAAATTTTGAGGTTCGAGTGATTTTAGATATTCCAAAAGTTCATTCTGTCCATTTGCAGATTTCCTTGCAACTTGACGATTTAGTTCTTCAATTTCTCTTTCAAGATATTCAATGTACTTCATGGCATCCATTTTTTCAGGGCCAGTAATCTTGTTCCACCTAATAATTTCTCCAGTCACCTTTTTCTGTGAACCAGGTGCATATTTTGGAACTGCCTACACCATTTAAGAGGGCAAATTAAGCAAAATTTATAGTCAAAATGACTCCATATAAAAGGTGCAATAGATCTTGGGATGCAGCCATGAGGAGGGTAATCATTATATAATTTTACAAAAACATAAATAATTCTTTGCTTGCTACAAAACAAGGATATCCGTTTTCTAATCACACTTTCTTTAAACAGCACTGGGAAATGCTCATGAAGCTAAATCTGACTCTGGCGTTGTTTAGTAGCAGCATAGACTAGTCCCGGATAACATATAAAACGCAATATCGGTTGACTTCGAAGGATGATGATCAAATATGCAATTAAAAGATTTATATCTGTTCGACGACTACCACATGATCAAGAAAAAACATGAaaacaaattgctagcttgagatCCTTGCACCATTATGTACACTTAGTTCACCAAAGAGAAGCCTTCATGTAAACTAGCTTCACAACATAATTTGCAATTTAAGTTAAAAACCATAAAGCTTCAGAAATTACATCAGTTCTGATCCATTTGTGAGAAAGTTTTCCAAACAAACTAGTGTTCGCTGAAAAATTAAATTAAGACAATATATTTACTCTATTTGTTCCAGCCTTCCAGGAGAGTTGAGAAATATAGATTTAAactcaataaaaaatattttgcaaTTGAAGTTGGTACAAAAGAAAGTAGATCTTTTGTGATCATCTTCAACAGTGAATAAATTTTTTCCTACATAAAAGAGAGTCCAATCTTGGTTGGTCCGAGCTAAAGGATAATTTTAACTTCTGACTAAATCCACCCTGTTCCTAGCATAGTTAGGATGGGAGCCTCAGCAAGGGCCCTGGGATTGTGTTACTTGGAGCTCATTAGTCATCTCCGCCAATCGAAACTCAGAAGAAACACAGTCTATGAGGCTACCAAGATGCCACTCGCAAAATATGTGATAGCGAAAATGATCCTTTAAAAAACAAAGTAAAAACAATAGTTATTTAACATGACAACAAAGGCACCATTCTTGGCGAAATACACTCGATGCTTCAAAATTGATTATATCAACTCTTCAAAACTATTTTGTGTTTTTCATGTGTTTTAGCAACTTAATGGAGCTTCAAAACATTTAAAAATATCTGTGCTCTGTTTTTGCAAACTATAAACGAGACACCTGAAATTTCCAACCTATACTAGAGGATCTAAATGTATTCACTTTATGCTGTCTACTCTCAACTCAATTTGTTAGGTGTCGTTTAAGTCTTTGTTTCATATGTTAACACAGCTAGATAAAAAGGCAGCTATTTAGCATAATCATGTTAAATAAAGGTTTCCAGGGCTACTATTATTCAAGGTTTGTTATACCATAGCATACCGCTCGATGTGAGCGGTATGTATTGGTCCAACAGGAGAccagtatgggcggtacataccagtttGTCAGTATGCCCCATagtaccatgtgtcagtacattGGTACGATTCGGTATATACCATATCGATAGTCGATCGATATACCGGTACAGACCGATAAGACTACCATGCTAGTATCATTGAAAAAAATTCCTATATTACATAACAAAGCCAACCAGTTAAAATTGATGTCAAAATTAAGCTACTGAAAAAGTTATACACAACTCGAAATGGTATGTTTtaccaaaatgaaaagaaatggtGTAACCATTTCTTTAAAATAAGAACATATAAGAATCAAATCTTCAAGCAGATATTATGACAAAGCCACCACAGGTATCAATACCCTACGCTTTATCCAGATAAAAAATGCTTAAATTTCCAAGCAGATATCAAGAAGACCGGGCACCAGAGGTGTCAAAACCTTACACACTTCATCTAGATCATAATGTTTAAGAAGACATACATTCTTCTCTTCTGGATCAGGGAGAGCTATCTGATCTAGACTTAGCTGCAATTCCAAACGGTATTGTGCATTCCTAAACATGTAACCAGTCATCATAACACTATACATAAGTTGTGCCAGGTTTTCTGCAACCTGAATCCAAAGCAAAATACACATGAAAATCAGAATCAAAACATCAAACTCATGGTTGCAAGGgaaatctttcaaaattatggcTATACCATATATGTGATGATCTCACTACCATTTTACCAATGAAACAGATAGAAGACTTTAGCGTCAAAGTACCATACCGTAGTAACAGTAATTGCAAAGAATTGAGGTGGAAGTGTTCCGATCATATTTGTGACAGTCTGGCGCATGGCATCGACAACCTccaagagcaaaaaagaaaacagGACATTAATTTAAGGAAATATAATTCTGAATAAGCACAGGTTCTTTTTCCAATTCCAGTGGTCACAAAGAGCGAAACAAGATCCACAATAACCAATAATATATTTGAATCTTTCAGAGCAGGTTACAAATGAAGGATGGCTTCCTAAATTACGACAAAGGAAAATAATAACTATAATATATCAGATCATAACTTACCTGTTGTGGTGCTCTTTTTGTAAATAAGTCCATGAACTCTGGCTGAACATTTTTCACATATTCCAAAAGAACATCCCTCCTGTTCTTGGGCTGATAATATTCAAGATCAGAACAATGCAGGTGTGATTAAGCATACATGTAATACATCCACATGATTGCTCTTGACTAACAGAATGGTCTCCTAATAAAAACACATAAATAGTGGCAGGAAACCAATGCAACTGCCATGAAAAATATAGACAAGCATGACAGTGACTCACTAATACCGTTCtgtttcttctcctccttcctcttccttcttccttcaccACCCCACCCACCCCACCTTTCAAATATTACATATTGATCCTAATTTAGTCCTCTTGGGTCATTTATGCAAAGTGAGTActatcttattatttttttacaGTATAGTTTCATGACATCTGCAACTAATAACTTGATCAGATGGAATGTCGTAGGCAGTCCAGTCACTTCTAACTTTCTACAAGGATGCACTATTCTTGAATCCTACACAAAATAAGGAAATAGACAATCACTCTTCTAAACCCAGAAATCACCGAAGAATGCAACCTTTAGGTATGCTATGTTAAAGTCATGGTGATCACAAGGTAGCCTACAAAAAAATGACAAGAATTCTGGTAATCAACATCAGTTGCCACAAACAGGTCACAGATTAAACCCCTGAAATCAATGAAATGACTCCAATTGAACAAAATATCGAGACTAGCACGCAAATACAATATCGAATATCCTACAATAAGCTGGgtatgaagaaacctttactcCCATTTGCAAGAAAATTGCTGAACATGATTTACTACTAATAAATGGACCGGGACAAAAGTACATGAACGAATCACCTGGAATAAGCTCAGCATTAAGGAACAATTCTTCCCACGAGTGAAAAATGGTAAGCAATACTGAAAATAAATTTCAAGATTTTCTCAATTTCCTAGCAAACAAACATCGAGGTAAATATTTACAAAGGAAAACAGTTTTCCCTAATGTTTTCTATGCAATCACACAATCCTAGATGCATATTTGTCTTTTTCTAGTAAACATGCCCAAACAGCTTCAAATGTCGTCCAAAGCAAACAACGAACAGAAGCATGATAGTTTCCTCCTTTTCGATCTCAAACGCTAACAACTGCGGATGAAATGACAACACCGGTCCCCAGTGGGAGAGACGGAAAATTGCATGCAAGACGAC encodes:
- the LOC135628881 gene encoding uncharacterized protein LOC135628881 isoform X1; this encodes MSSLLASKLLSEPSPSSSSRSSLCFSSHSPPSLLPRSVAFPFPKRSRCRLKLVRAQDSDTVASGGDPKPQNGNLPKNRRDVLLEYVKNVQPEFMDLFTKRAPQQVVDAMRQTVTNMIGTLPPQFFAITVTTVAENLAQLMYSVMMTGYMFRNAQYRLELQLSLDQIALPDPEEKNAVPKYAPGSQKKVTGEIIRWNKITGPEKMDAMKYIEYLEREIEELNRQVARKSANGQNELLEYLKSLEPQNLKELTSSAGEDVVFAMNTFIKRLLSVSDPEQMKTSMTETSASQLANLLFWMMVVGYSIRNIEVRFDMERVLGTSPKLPELPPGENI
- the LOC135628881 gene encoding uncharacterized protein LOC135628881 isoform X3, which codes for MSSLLASKLLSEPSPSSSSRSSLCFSSHSPPSLLPRSVAFPFPKRSRCRLKLVRAQDSDTVASGGDPKPQNGNLPKNRRDVLLEYVKNVQPEFMDLFTKRAPQQVVDAMRQTVTNMIGTLPPQFFAITVTTAVPKYAPGSQKKVTGEIIRWNKITGPEKMDAMKYIEYLEREIEELNRQVARKSANGQNELLEYLKSLEPQNLKELTSSAGEDVVFAMNTFIKRLLSVSDPEQMKTSMTETSASQLANLLFWMMVVGYSIRNIEVRFDMERVLGTSPKLPELPPGENI
- the LOC135628881 gene encoding uncharacterized protein LOC135628881 isoform X2, encoding MSSLLASKLLSEPSPSSSSRSSLCFSSHSPPSLLPRSVAFPFPKRSRCRLKLVRAQDSDTVASGGDPKPQNGNLPKNRRDVLLEYVKNVQPEFMDLFTKRAPQQVVDAMRQTVTNMIGTLPPQFFAITVTTVAENLAQLMYSVMMTGYMFRNAQYRLELQLSLDQIALPDPEEKNAVPKYAPGSQKKVTGEIIRWNKITGPEKMDAMKYIEYLEREIEELNRQVARKSANGQNELLEYLKSLEPQNLKDELSELRHGSDLQAIRCHAVSVPSIFPLSCGRGTNRCFLNI